One window from the genome of Hippopotamus amphibius kiboko isolate mHipAmp2 chromosome 13, mHipAmp2.hap2, whole genome shotgun sequence encodes:
- the LOC130834938 gene encoding transmembrane reductase CYB561D2 isoform X2, whose product MTEALLVFSPESSLLRSLSRKGRARCHWVLQLLALLCALLGLGLVILHKEQLGKAHLATWHGRAGVLAVLWTGLQCSGGVGLLYPKLLPRWPLAKLKLYHATSGLVGYLLGSASLLLGMCSLWFTATVTGGVWYLAVLCPVITSLVIMNQVSNAYLYRKRIQP is encoded by the coding sequence ATGACCGAGGCGTTGCTGGTGTTCTCTCCTGAGAGTTCGCTGCTGCGCTCCCTCTCGCGGAAGGGCCGAGCACGCTGCCACTGGGTTCTACAGTTGCTGGCCCTGCTGTGTGCATTGCTGGGCCTGGGCCTTGTCATCCTCCACAAGGAACAGCTTGGCAAAGCCCACCTGGCTACATGGCATGGGCGGGCAGGGGTGCTAGCTGTGCTGTGGACAGGGCTACAGTGCTCAGGTGGGGTGGGGCTTCTCTACCCCAAATTGTTGCCTCGATGGCCCCTGGCCAAGCTCAAGCTGTACCATGCCACTTCTGGGTTGGTGGGCTACCTTCTGGGTAGTGCCAGCCTCTTGTTGGGCATGTGCTCACTCTGGTTCACTGCCACAGTCACCGGTGGGGTCTGGTATCTGGCTGTGCTATGCCCTGTCATTACCAGCTTGGTCATTATGAACCAGGTGAGCAACGCCTACCTGTACCGCAAGAGGATCCAGCCGTGA
- the LOC130834938 gene encoding transmembrane reductase CYB561D2 isoform X1, which produces MALSVETESHIYRALRTASGAAAHLVALGFTIFVAVLARPGSSLFSWHPVLMSLAFSFLMTEALLVFSPESSLLRSLSRKGRARCHWVLQLLALLCALLGLGLVILHKEQLGKAHLATWHGRAGVLAVLWTGLQCSGGVGLLYPKLLPRWPLAKLKLYHATSGLVGYLLGSASLLLGMCSLWFTATVTGGVWYLAVLCPVITSLVIMNQVSNAYLYRKRIQP; this is translated from the exons ATGGCCCTTTCTGTGGAGACGGAGTCGCACATATACCGAGCTCTGCGCACTGCATCTGGGGCTGCTGCCCACCTTGTGGCCCTGGGCTTCACCATCTTTGTGGCTGTACTTGCCAGGCCTGGCTCCA GTCTCTTCTCCTGGCACCCTGTGCTTATGTCTCTGGCT TTCTCTTTCCTGATGACCGAGGCGTTGCTGGTGTTCTCTCCTGAGAGTTCGCTGCTGCGCTCCCTCTCGCGGAAGGGCCGAGCACGCTGCCACTGGGTTCTACAGTTGCTGGCCCTGCTGTGTGCATTGCTGGGCCTGGGCCTTGTCATCCTCCACAAGGAACAGCTTGGCAAAGCCCACCTGGCTACATGGCATGGGCGGGCAGGGGTGCTAGCTGTGCTGTGGACAGGGCTACAGTGCTCAGGTGGGGTGGGGCTTCTCTACCCCAAATTGTTGCCTCGATGGCCCCTGGCCAAGCTCAAGCTGTACCATGCCACTTCTGGGTTGGTGGGCTACCTTCTGGGTAGTGCCAGCCTCTTGTTGGGCATGTGCTCACTCTGGTTCACTGCCACAGTCACCGGTGGGGTCTGGTATCTGGCTGTGCTATGCCCTGTCATTACCAGCTTGGTCATTATGAACCAGGTGAGCAACGCCTACCTGTACCGCAAGAGGATCCAGCCGTGA
- the NPRL2 gene encoding GATOR complex protein NPRL2 isoform X1, whose product MGSSCRIECIFFSEFHPTLGPKITYQVPEDFISRELFDTVQVYIITKPELQNKLITVTAMEKKLIGCPVCIEHKKYSRNALLFNLGFVCDAQAKTCALEPIVKKLAGYLTTLELESSFVSTEESKQKLVPIMTILLEELNASGRCTLPIDESNTIHLKVIEQRPDPPVAQEYDVPVFTKDKEDFFNSQWDLTTQQILPYIDGFRHVQKISAEADMELNLVRIAIQNLLYYGVVTLVSILQYSNVYCPTPKVQDLVDDKSLQEACLSYVTKQGHKRASLRDVFQLYCSLSPGTTVRDLIGRHPQQLQHVDERKLIQFGLMKNLIRRLQKYPVRVSREERSHPARLYTGCHSYDEICCKTGMSYQELDERLENDPNIIICWK is encoded by the exons ATGGGCAGCAGCTGCCGCATCGAATGCATATTCTTCAGCGAGTTCCATCCCACGCTGGGACCCAAGATCACCTATCAG GTCCCTGAGGACTTCATCTCCCGGGAGTTGTTTGACACTGTCCAGGTGTACATCATCACCAAGCCAGAATTACAGAACAAGCTCATCACTGT CACAGCCATGGAGAAGAAGCTGATCGGCTGCCCTGTGTGCATCGAGCACAAGAAGTACAGCCGCAATGCCCTGCTCTTCAACCTAGGCTTCGTGTGTGACGCCCAGGCCAAGACCTGTGCCCTTGAGCCCATCGTCAAAAAGCTGGCTGGTTACCTGACCACACTGGAG CTAGAGAGCAGCTTTGTGTCCACGGAGGAGAGCAAACAGAAGTTGGTGCCCATCATGACCATCTTGCTGGAGGAGCTAAATGCCTCAGGCCGGTGCACTCTGCCCATTG ATGAGTCCAACACGATCCACTTGAAGGTGATTGAGCAGCGGCCTGACCCTCCTGTGGCCCAGGAGTATGATGTGCCTGTCTTTACCAAAGACAAGGAGGATTTCTTCAACTCACAGTGGGACCTTACCACACAACAG ATCCTGCCCTACATTGATGGTTTCCGCCATGTCCAGAAGATCTCAGCTGAGGCAGACATGGAGCTCAACCTGGTGCGCATCGCCATCCAGAACCTGCT GTACTACGGCGTTGTGACGCTGGTGTCCATTCTTCAG TACTCCAATGTGTACTGCCCGACACCCAAGGTCCAGGACCTGGTAGATGACAAGTCCCTGCAGGAGGCGTGTCTATCGTACGTGACCAAGCAAG GGCACAAGAGGGCCAGTCTCCGGGATGTGTTCCAGCTGTACTGCAGCCTGAGCCCTGGCACTACTGTGAGAGATCTTATTGGCCGCCACCCCCAACAGCTGCAGCACGTTGATGAACG GAAGCTGATCCAGTTCGGGCTTATGAAGAACCTCATCCGGCGACTACAGAAGTATCCCGTGCGGGTGTCTCGGGAGGAGCGAAGCCACCCTGCCAGGCTTTACACAGGCTGCCACAGCTACGATGAGATCTGCTGCAAGACAG GCATGAGCTACCAAGAGCTGGATGAACGGCTGGAAAATGACCCCAACATCATCATCTGCTGGAAGTGA
- the NPRL2 gene encoding GATOR complex protein NPRL2 isoform X2, producing the protein MGSSCRIECIFFSEFHPTLGPKITYQVPEDFISRELFDTVQVYIITKPELQNKLITVTAMEKKLIGCPVCIEHKKYSRNALLFNLGFVCDAQAKTCALEPIVKKLAGYLTTLELESSFVSTEESKQKLVPIMTILLEELNASGRCTLPIDESNTIHLKVIEQRPDPPVAQEYDVPVFTKDKEDFFNSQWDLTTQQILPYIDGFRHVQKISAEADMELNLVRIAIQNLLYYGVVTLVSILQVGHKRASLRDVFQLYCSLSPGTTVRDLIGRHPQQLQHVDERKLIQFGLMKNLIRRLQKYPVRVSREERSHPARLYTGCHSYDEICCKTGMSYQELDERLENDPNIIICWK; encoded by the exons ATGGGCAGCAGCTGCCGCATCGAATGCATATTCTTCAGCGAGTTCCATCCCACGCTGGGACCCAAGATCACCTATCAG GTCCCTGAGGACTTCATCTCCCGGGAGTTGTTTGACACTGTCCAGGTGTACATCATCACCAAGCCAGAATTACAGAACAAGCTCATCACTGT CACAGCCATGGAGAAGAAGCTGATCGGCTGCCCTGTGTGCATCGAGCACAAGAAGTACAGCCGCAATGCCCTGCTCTTCAACCTAGGCTTCGTGTGTGACGCCCAGGCCAAGACCTGTGCCCTTGAGCCCATCGTCAAAAAGCTGGCTGGTTACCTGACCACACTGGAG CTAGAGAGCAGCTTTGTGTCCACGGAGGAGAGCAAACAGAAGTTGGTGCCCATCATGACCATCTTGCTGGAGGAGCTAAATGCCTCAGGCCGGTGCACTCTGCCCATTG ATGAGTCCAACACGATCCACTTGAAGGTGATTGAGCAGCGGCCTGACCCTCCTGTGGCCCAGGAGTATGATGTGCCTGTCTTTACCAAAGACAAGGAGGATTTCTTCAACTCACAGTGGGACCTTACCACACAACAG ATCCTGCCCTACATTGATGGTTTCCGCCATGTCCAGAAGATCTCAGCTGAGGCAGACATGGAGCTCAACCTGGTGCGCATCGCCATCCAGAACCTGCT GTACTACGGCGTTGTGACGCTGGTGTCCATTCTTCAGGTAG GGCACAAGAGGGCCAGTCTCCGGGATGTGTTCCAGCTGTACTGCAGCCTGAGCCCTGGCACTACTGTGAGAGATCTTATTGGCCGCCACCCCCAACAGCTGCAGCACGTTGATGAACG GAAGCTGATCCAGTTCGGGCTTATGAAGAACCTCATCCGGCGACTACAGAAGTATCCCGTGCGGGTGTCTCGGGAGGAGCGAAGCCACCCTGCCAGGCTTTACACAGGCTGCCACAGCTACGATGAGATCTGCTGCAAGACAG GCATGAGCTACCAAGAGCTGGATGAACGGCTGGAAAATGACCCCAACATCATCATCTGCTGGAAGTGA
- the NPRL2 gene encoding GATOR complex protein NPRL2 isoform X3, whose translation MEKKLIGCPVCIEHKKYSRNALLFNLGFVCDAQAKTCALEPIVKKLAGYLTTLELESSFVSTEESKQKLVPIMTILLEELNASGRCTLPIDESNTIHLKVIEQRPDPPVAQEYDVPVFTKDKEDFFNSQWDLTTQQILPYIDGFRHVQKISAEADMELNLVRIAIQNLLYYGVVTLVSILQYSNVYCPTPKVQDLVDDKSLQEACLSYVTKQGHKRASLRDVFQLYCSLSPGTTVRDLIGRHPQQLQHVDERKLIQFGLMKNLIRRLQKYPVRVSREERSHPARLYTGCHSYDEICCKTGMSYQELDERLENDPNIIICWK comes from the exons ATGGAGAAGAAGCTGATCGGCTGCCCTGTGTGCATCGAGCACAAGAAGTACAGCCGCAATGCCCTGCTCTTCAACCTAGGCTTCGTGTGTGACGCCCAGGCCAAGACCTGTGCCCTTGAGCCCATCGTCAAAAAGCTGGCTGGTTACCTGACCACACTGGAG CTAGAGAGCAGCTTTGTGTCCACGGAGGAGAGCAAACAGAAGTTGGTGCCCATCATGACCATCTTGCTGGAGGAGCTAAATGCCTCAGGCCGGTGCACTCTGCCCATTG ATGAGTCCAACACGATCCACTTGAAGGTGATTGAGCAGCGGCCTGACCCTCCTGTGGCCCAGGAGTATGATGTGCCTGTCTTTACCAAAGACAAGGAGGATTTCTTCAACTCACAGTGGGACCTTACCACACAACAG ATCCTGCCCTACATTGATGGTTTCCGCCATGTCCAGAAGATCTCAGCTGAGGCAGACATGGAGCTCAACCTGGTGCGCATCGCCATCCAGAACCTGCT GTACTACGGCGTTGTGACGCTGGTGTCCATTCTTCAG TACTCCAATGTGTACTGCCCGACACCCAAGGTCCAGGACCTGGTAGATGACAAGTCCCTGCAGGAGGCGTGTCTATCGTACGTGACCAAGCAAG GGCACAAGAGGGCCAGTCTCCGGGATGTGTTCCAGCTGTACTGCAGCCTGAGCCCTGGCACTACTGTGAGAGATCTTATTGGCCGCCACCCCCAACAGCTGCAGCACGTTGATGAACG GAAGCTGATCCAGTTCGGGCTTATGAAGAACCTCATCCGGCGACTACAGAAGTATCCCGTGCGGGTGTCTCGGGAGGAGCGAAGCCACCCTGCCAGGCTTTACACAGGCTGCCACAGCTACGATGAGATCTGCTGCAAGACAG GCATGAGCTACCAAGAGCTGGATGAACGGCTGGAAAATGACCCCAACATCATCATCTGCTGGAAGTGA